The following are encoded together in the Pedobacter steynii genome:
- a CDS encoding glycoside hydrolase domain-containing protein, with protein MKKYLMPFVFIFLAGTASAQELKYTNGNDAWNPDSLGNHRVVLQVTSAGKVAKAIIPWRRRDPQPEQKEIWVVDAKTNQKVAHVKVEHINREQGTIYFEPGSGIGTYYVYYMPYKVDGRSNYPNATYLKRSTAEQGKWPASTDNAAMVKVQEIQSVNAMNSYYPMEVIATAKETKDLIRQHPQKSYFVFPEDRLHPIKMTTDLPQRWILKGLMNSFSATAAKGENFAFQLGIYPVKQDLNDVKVRFTDLKSKTGARIPASLLSCLNTDGTNWNTQALQKTVNVGKGKIQALWILANLPKELSAGTYTGTATVSANGTSATPVQISIQVGNQLALDGGINEPWKQTRLTWLNSTLAQKNEVIAPYIPLVVKDQTISLLGRQVTLNKDGLPAQIQTFFSPEMTELSTTAKDILIEPIHFHVTRENHKDINWKNSPVTFTEKQAGTVQWNTTNTSDSLTMQVNGSIEFDGFLSYTVQLIATKDINLEDVRLHIPFTPAASKYMMGLGLKGGNRPDTLKWKWDVANKNQDGAWIGDVNAGLQYSLRDNHYVRPLNTNFYLQKPLILPSSWGNEGKGGIQVFKKGNSILSDNYSGARSMKKGDTLYYNFTLLITPFHPINTDFQWSNRFYHKYDNLDTIKATGANLINIHHATPINPFINYPFIAHKEMKSYINEAHLKGLKVKIYNTVRELSNSAYETFPLRSLGHEIYSPGQGRGYSWLQEHLGEDYIAAWYVPEIKDAAVVNSGMSRWHNYYVEGMNWLVKNIGIDGIYLDDVAFDRTTMKRIKRVLTKDGHPGIIDLHSANQYNKSDGFNNSANLYMEHFPYLNRLWFGEYFYYDKNSPDFFLTEVSGIPFGLMGEMLQDGGNAWRGMVYGMTNRMPWSDGADPRPIWKAWDNFGMQGSKMIGYWVENNPVKSNQASIPVTIYRKDKNVLVALASWAEEDVKVKLNIDWKALGIDPAKATITAAEVKNFQPAASFKDQEEILVPKGKGWMLVIKEQ; from the coding sequence ATGAAAAAATACTTAATGCCATTTGTTTTTATCTTTCTTGCCGGCACCGCATCGGCACAGGAGCTAAAATACACCAATGGAAATGATGCCTGGAATCCAGACTCACTGGGAAATCACCGGGTGGTCCTTCAGGTAACCAGTGCAGGAAAAGTTGCAAAGGCCATTATTCCATGGCGAAGAAGAGATCCGCAGCCGGAACAGAAAGAGATTTGGGTGGTAGATGCCAAAACTAATCAGAAAGTGGCCCATGTAAAAGTCGAGCATATCAACAGAGAACAAGGTACCATCTATTTTGAGCCAGGCTCCGGCATTGGAACATACTATGTTTATTATATGCCTTATAAAGTGGATGGCCGCTCGAACTATCCAAATGCGACCTACCTTAAGAGGTCAACAGCCGAGCAGGGAAAGTGGCCGGCATCAACGGATAATGCTGCAATGGTTAAGGTACAGGAAATACAATCGGTGAATGCCATGAACAGCTATTACCCGATGGAAGTTATTGCTACTGCTAAAGAAACAAAAGACCTGATCAGGCAACATCCTCAGAAATCTTATTTTGTATTTCCTGAAGATCGTTTGCATCCGATAAAAATGACGACTGATCTTCCGCAGCGATGGATACTGAAGGGTCTTATGAACTCCTTCTCCGCAACTGCAGCAAAAGGAGAAAACTTTGCTTTTCAACTGGGAATCTATCCGGTAAAGCAAGACCTCAATGATGTTAAAGTCCGGTTTACAGACCTCAAAAGTAAAACAGGGGCCCGCATTCCCGCAAGTCTCCTCTCCTGCCTGAATACAGATGGAACGAACTGGAATACCCAGGCCTTACAAAAAACAGTAAATGTAGGCAAAGGCAAAATCCAGGCACTCTGGATTCTGGCCAACCTTCCAAAGGAGCTCAGTGCAGGAACCTATACTGGAACGGCCACTGTTTCTGCCAATGGCACTTCAGCTACACCGGTTCAAATCAGCATACAAGTGGGCAATCAGCTGGCCCTGGACGGTGGCATAAATGAACCCTGGAAACAAACAAGACTGACCTGGCTAAACTCTACACTGGCGCAAAAGAATGAGGTCATCGCACCTTATATTCCTTTGGTGGTAAAAGATCAGACCATTAGCTTACTGGGAAGACAGGTTACTTTAAACAAGGATGGTTTGCCTGCGCAGATCCAGACGTTCTTTAGTCCGGAAATGACAGAATTATCTACTACCGCTAAGGATATTCTGATCGAGCCGATTCACTTTCATGTGACCAGGGAAAATCATAAAGACATCAACTGGAAAAACAGCCCGGTTACTTTTACAGAAAAGCAGGCCGGAACCGTTCAATGGAATACGACCAATACTTCCGACAGCTTAACCATGCAGGTAAATGGTTCGATTGAATTTGATGGTTTCCTTTCTTATACGGTTCAATTGATTGCCACCAAGGATATCAATCTGGAAGATGTCCGTCTGCACATTCCATTTACACCCGCTGCATCGAAATACATGATGGGTCTGGGATTAAAGGGAGGAAACAGGCCTGACACTTTAAAATGGAAATGGGATGTAGCCAATAAAAACCAGGATGGTGCCTGGATTGGGGATGTAAATGCCGGATTACAATATTCTTTACGGGACAATCATTATGTACGTCCGCTTAACACAAATTTTTACCTTCAGAAACCATTAATCCTTCCATCCTCCTGGGGAAATGAGGGTAAGGGTGGAATTCAGGTGTTTAAAAAAGGAAATTCGATCTTATCTGATAATTATAGTGGTGCACGTAGCATGAAAAAGGGAGATACATTATATTATAATTTCACCTTGCTCATTACACCTTTTCATCCGATCAACACGGATTTTCAATGGAGCAACAGGTTCTATCATAAATATGACAACCTGGATACGATTAAGGCAACCGGAGCAAACCTGATTAACATCCACCATGCTACTCCGATCAATCCTTTTATCAATTATCCTTTTATTGCGCACAAGGAGATGAAGTCTTATATCAATGAGGCCCATTTGAAAGGCCTCAAAGTAAAGATCTACAATACCGTCCGTGAGTTGTCCAACAGTGCTTATGAAACTTTTCCTTTGCGCAGCCTGGGGCATGAGATCTATTCTCCCGGACAAGGCAGAGGTTATTCCTGGTTACAGGAACACTTGGGTGAAGACTATATCGCAGCCTGGTATGTACCTGAAATAAAAGATGCAGCTGTAGTGAACAGCGGGATGAGCAGGTGGCATAACTATTATGTAGAGGGGATGAACTGGCTGGTAAAAAATATCGGCATAGACGGCATCTACCTGGATGATGTGGCCTTTGACCGCACCACGATGAAACGCATCAAAAGGGTACTAACTAAAGATGGACATCCCGGGATTATTGACCTTCACTCCGCCAATCAGTACAATAAGAGTGATGGTTTTAACAACAGTGCGAACCTTTATATGGAGCATTTCCCTTACCTGAACCGCCTGTGGTTTGGAGAGTACTTTTACTACGATAAAAACAGCCCCGATTTTTTCCTTACAGAAGTTTCAGGGATTCCTTTCGGACTGATGGGAGAAATGCTGCAGGATGGTGGAAATGCCTGGAGGGGAATGGTATATGGAATGACCAACAGAATGCCATGGAGCGATGGTGCTGACCCTCGTCCAATATGGAAAGCATGGGACAATTTTGGGATGCAGGGTAGTAAAATGATCGGCTACTGGGTAGAAAATAATCCGGTGAAGAGCAACCAGGCCAGTATTCCTGTAACCATTTACAGAAAAGACAAAAATGTGCTGGTTGCCCTGGCAAGCTGGGCAGAGGAAGATGTAAAAGTGAAGTTAAATATCGACTGGAAAGCTTTAGGCATTGATCCGGCAAAGGCTACGATTACCGCAGCGGAAGTGAAGAACTTCCAGCCGGCAGCAAGTTTTAAAGATCAGGAAGAGATACTGGTACCGAAAGGGAAAGGCTGGATGCTAGTGATTAAAGAGCAGTAA
- a CDS encoding YeeE/YedE thiosulfate transporter family protein, with amino-acid sequence MKSVKYILAGILFGIIMTKSEALSWFRIYEMFRFESFQMYGIIGTAVVLGVISVFLIKKMHWKDSEHQPILFKDKEPPYTKYIIGGTIFGLGWALTGACPGPMFVNLGYGYLTMAIVIVGALLGTFLYGLIKDKLPH; translated from the coding sequence ATGAAGTCAGTAAAATATATACTTGCCGGAATACTTTTCGGCATCATCATGACCAAATCTGAAGCCCTGTCCTGGTTCAGGATCTATGAAATGTTTCGCTTCGAGTCGTTTCAGATGTATGGCATTATCGGAACAGCTGTTGTTCTTGGCGTAATTTCCGTTTTCTTGATTAAAAAAATGCATTGGAAAGATTCTGAACACCAGCCAATTCTGTTTAAGGATAAAGAACCTCCATATACAAAGTACATCATCGGCGGGACGATATTTGGTTTGGGATGGGCCTTAACGGGAGCATGCCCGGGGCCGATGTTTGTGAACCTTGGCTACGGTTATCTGACCATGGCCATTGTGATTGTCGGTGCTTTGCTGGGAACCTTCCTGTATGGGCTGATTAAAGATAAATTACCTCATTGA
- a CDS encoding MBL fold metallo-hydrolase — MIIEQFKDEFLAHYSYAIVSECEQKIVLIDPSRNPEPYYEFAKQFEAEIIGVIETHPHADFVSSHLEIHQHTGATIYAHSLTGVAYPFTPFDEGEEINFGKIKLKSLHTPGHSPDSISIVLEHNGQDKAVFTGDTLFIGDCGRPDLRESVGNLQAKREELAKKMFHSLRDKMMKLDDDVLVYPAHGSGTLCGKALSTANSSTIGAEKVGNWSLQEMTEEDFVKELTTDQPFIPKYFGFDVDLNRKGAAEFKPQIEKVKTIVNPDPESLNPAIVVVDTRPENLFKEGHLPGAINIVYGKKFETWLGSIVKPAERFYLTAANEEQLQELIGRTASIGYEDFIEAAFVTHTGDVIMPVMPLEYFMASPDDFTIIDVRNENEVKKKTVFKGSLNIPLGELRERIKEVPAGKPIVVHCAGGSRSAAGSSIIAAELGAEIPVYDLGGAVRDFNQAEK; from the coding sequence ATGATTATAGAACAATTTAAAGATGAATTTTTAGCCCATTATAGTTATGCTATAGTTAGTGAATGTGAACAGAAGATCGTTCTGATCGATCCTTCACGTAATCCGGAGCCTTATTATGAGTTTGCAAAACAGTTTGAAGCAGAGATCATTGGGGTGATAGAAACTCATCCCCACGCTGATTTTGTGAGCAGTCACCTGGAAATTCATCAGCATACCGGCGCTACCATATATGCACATAGTTTAACAGGAGTTGCTTATCCTTTTACCCCTTTTGATGAAGGGGAGGAAATCAATTTCGGTAAAATAAAACTGAAAAGCCTGCATACTCCGGGGCATTCTCCTGATAGCATATCTATTGTGCTGGAGCATAATGGTCAGGATAAAGCGGTATTCACGGGAGATACTTTGTTTATAGGTGATTGCGGCAGACCTGACCTGAGAGAGTCGGTAGGGAACCTGCAGGCAAAAAGAGAGGAGCTGGCTAAAAAAATGTTCCATTCCCTCAGAGATAAAATGATGAAACTGGATGATGATGTGCTGGTTTATCCTGCCCATGGCTCAGGAACATTATGTGGTAAAGCACTTAGTACGGCAAATTCAAGTACTATAGGAGCAGAAAAGGTGGGTAACTGGTCCTTACAGGAGATGACCGAGGAAGATTTTGTGAAAGAACTGACTACAGATCAACCTTTCATTCCTAAATATTTTGGCTTCGATGTGGACCTCAACAGGAAAGGTGCAGCTGAATTTAAACCGCAAATAGAAAAAGTGAAGACGATAGTTAATCCTGATCCTGAATCACTCAACCCGGCTATTGTAGTGGTGGATACCCGTCCGGAAAATCTGTTTAAAGAAGGGCATCTGCCGGGAGCAATAAATATTGTGTATGGTAAGAAATTTGAAACCTGGTTGGGAAGTATTGTTAAACCTGCTGAACGTTTTTATCTGACAGCAGCAAATGAGGAACAGTTGCAGGAACTGATCGGTCGTACGGCAAGTATCGGTTATGAGGATTTTATTGAAGCTGCATTTGTAACCCATACCGGTGATGTAATTATGCCGGTAATGCCTTTGGAATATTTTATGGCCAGTCCGGATGATTTCACCATCATTGATGTTAGAAATGAGAATGAGGTGAAAAAGAAAACCGTCTTCAAAGGTTCTTTAAATATTCCGCTGGGCGAATTAAGGGAGCGTATTAAAGAAGTTCCGGCAGGAAAGCCCATTGTGGTGCATTGTGCAGGAGGAAGCAGAAGCGCAGCAGGAAGCAGCATTATTGCTGCGGAATTAGGGGCCGAAATTCCGGTGTACGATTTAGGAGGAGCAGTCCGCGATTTTAATCAGGCAGAAAAATAG
- a CDS encoding sulfite exporter TauE/SafE family protein, whose protein sequence is MEVVAYLASALIGISLGLVGGGGSILTVPVLVYLFGIPPLLSTSYSLFIVGCTSLVGAWQNYRNGLVQVKTAFLFGMSSITTVWLSRKFLIPVIPQHIATFDHFELTERMLMMGLFAILMVTAAIAMIRNGKQEEVLQKENEKLNLPKLLIYGVGIGLTTGLLGAGGGFLLIPTLVVLVGLPMKEAIGTSLFIIALNSLIGFSGDFGHFKIDWLFLLKITAIAVAGIFIGSKINTKVNSKRLKTGFGWFVLLMGTYILLKEIL, encoded by the coding sequence ATGGAAGTTGTTGCATACCTGGCCTCAGCGCTGATCGGTATTTCTTTAGGATTGGTTGGAGGAGGTGGGTCAATTCTGACCGTTCCTGTGCTGGTTTATCTTTTTGGAATTCCTCCCTTACTGTCTACCTCTTATTCTTTATTCATCGTAGGATGTACCAGTCTGGTTGGTGCCTGGCAGAATTATAGAAATGGCCTGGTTCAGGTAAAAACAGCCTTCCTCTTTGGCATGAGCTCTATCACTACAGTCTGGCTCAGCCGGAAATTCCTGATTCCGGTGATCCCTCAGCATATCGCAACATTTGACCATTTTGAGCTGACAGAAAGAATGTTGATGATGGGATTGTTTGCGATCCTGATGGTGACCGCTGCAATTGCCATGATCAGAAATGGAAAACAAGAGGAAGTTTTACAAAAAGAGAATGAAAAATTAAATCTGCCAAAGTTGTTAATATATGGGGTAGGAATCGGCTTAACTACTGGTCTGTTAGGGGCGGGAGGCGGATTTTTACTGATCCCGACACTGGTGGTATTGGTGGGGCTTCCAATGAAAGAAGCCATTGGAACTTCCCTTTTTATCATTGCACTGAACTCATTAATTGGGTTTTCAGGAGACTTTGGACATTTTAAAATCGACTGGTTATTTTTACTTAAAATTACCGCGATTGCCGTTGCCGGAATTTTTATCGGCAGTAAAATAAATACGAAAGTAAACAGTAAAAGGCTAAAAACGGGCTTTGGATGGTTTGTATTACTCATGGGGACATATATCCTCTTAAAAGAAATTCTTTAA
- a CDS encoding Crp/Fnr family transcriptional regulator: MTEKSISDYINELFPRFEPALKEVLIKEVTIKDFKAAELLLQTGQYFRSTVLVVKGRVKLYREGTDGNEFFMYDLQPGDACALSMICAAKQESSKVLGKAVEDSTVLMVPIELMDEFMKLYPSWYYFVMETYRARFEELLQVIDSIAFNGLDVRLGFYLKKQGEQLALKQLNLTHQEIANDLNSSREVISRLLKKMEQRGEIRLHRNYIQLLN; encoded by the coding sequence ATGACCGAAAAGAGCATTAGTGATTACATCAATGAATTATTTCCCCGGTTTGAACCTGCATTAAAGGAGGTGTTAATTAAAGAGGTAACCATAAAAGATTTTAAAGCTGCGGAGCTACTCCTGCAAACGGGCCAGTATTTCAGGTCTACGGTATTGGTCGTGAAAGGTAGAGTGAAACTTTATCGGGAGGGAACAGACGGTAATGAGTTTTTTATGTACGATCTTCAGCCTGGTGATGCCTGCGCACTTTCTATGATTTGTGCGGCAAAACAGGAATCCAGTAAGGTTCTGGGGAAAGCGGTAGAAGACAGCACGGTTTTAATGGTTCCGATTGAGCTGATGGACGAATTTATGAAACTGTATCCAAGCTGGTATTATTTTGTAATGGAAACTTACAGAGCCAGATTTGAAGAGCTACTGCAGGTAATCGATAGCATTGCCTTTAACGGACTGGATGTACGACTGGGCTTTTATCTTAAAAAACAAGGGGAACAACTGGCACTAAAACAGCTGAATTTAACACATCAGGAAATTGCCAACGACCTGAACTCTTCCCGGGAAGTGATCTCCAGATTGCTTAAAAAAATGGAACAAAGAGGCGAAATCCGCCTGCATAGAAACTATATTCAATTATTAAACTAA
- a CDS encoding ClbS/DfsB family four-helix bundle protein encodes MAVPLDKEALLTAIQTSYQKLKGEIAHISEDQAIKAELEGHVKGTKMTVLNLLSYLCGWAELVLKWEKGKKEGRPVDFPETGYKWNELGKLAQKFYVDYDGDNLETISRKLDLAVERILSLVKEKSNEELYGVPWYDKWTMGRMIQFNTASPYVNARGRIRRWKKEG; translated from the coding sequence ATGGCAGTTCCCCTTGATAAAGAAGCGCTCCTAACCGCAATCCAAACGAGTTATCAAAAGCTGAAAGGAGAGATCGCGCATATTTCCGAAGATCAGGCGATAAAAGCAGAACTGGAAGGACATGTAAAAGGTACAAAAATGACAGTACTGAACCTGCTGTCATACCTTTGTGGATGGGCGGAATTGGTACTGAAGTGGGAGAAAGGAAAGAAAGAGGGCCGGCCGGTCGACTTTCCGGAAACCGGATATAAATGGAATGAGTTGGGAAAGCTGGCGCAAAAATTTTATGTAGATTATGATGGAGACAACCTGGAAACGATTAGCCGCAAACTCGACCTGGCGGTAGAAAGGATCTTATCCCTGGTAAAAGAAAAAAGTAATGAAGAGCTGTATGGAGTGCCCTGGTACGATAAATGGACGATGGGAAGAATGATTCAGTTTAATACGGCTTCACCTTACGTTAATGCGAGAGGACGCATCCGCAGATGGAAAAAGGAAGGATAA
- a CDS encoding TonB-dependent receptor, producing MKKSLLIKFVVMILAFAGTFSAAVAQVTTTNMTGTVKDSKGPLPGASVKAVHTPTGTSYGVTSNADGRFTLSNLRVGGPYKVVLSFVGYEPQTFDNVFVKLGEPYVLNATLSDNSATLAEVNIVSSNPNSILNSNRSGATTTVTRQQIQNLPSISRSVNDITRLTPQSNGTSIGGGNYRQSNFTVDGSNFNNQFGIGANVPAGGAPISLDALEQISVNVTPYDVRQSGFTGGSVNAVTRSGTNDFSATAFYMMRNQDQQGTKVGDYRITTIQPYAQKQYGASLGGPIIKDKLFFFLNAEFNKEVSPGQSRTAATPSKPFGPDDNVARPTADFMNEVSNYLKSKYNYDPGVYQGYSNNSNNDKLLARLDWNISKDHSLNLRYNQVESKSPVGVSTSRSPFTGYATGAGRTDKNALWFSNSNYYQDANLYSFAGELNSSFGSKFSNVLRGSWTHQNDPRSSDSDIFPLVDILDGNGVPLTTFGYEPFTYGNLRDVKTYSFTDNFSMALGKHNITLGVQADFSKTQNGFQRFGTSYYTFNTWADFVNGAKPRDYAITYSLSPGFEQAYPTFKFNQYSAYLQDEFSVTDRLKVTAGVRVEKFSFPGVEEIKSNPLVTPLTFANGEKMDTGVLPGSNIIWSPRFGFNWDALGDRSLQIRGGSGIFRGTVPYVWIVSQSGDSGMLQFTQTYAGQANTPGPFNPNPNAYLPATPPVGGTSIPNPVSAISPNFKSPKTWKSNLAFDFRLPGGIVATLEGIYAKDLNTAIARNINLVNPTALNITGYPDNRMVYPSANQDKFVNPLVGGKPVANGTAGGQALNATVLDNAKGGYNWSATAQLTKQFSNGISAMVAYTHSDGRNFGNGAGDQLQNLWSIPQTVGNSNIPSLSYSSNLLPDRIVGSLSYRKEYMKNLATSISVFYVGSIQDRFTYAYSSDFNRDGQTNDLIYVPKDPSEIKFVSKTITVDGVSKTFTAQEQSDAFFAYVAQDDYLKSRQGQYSERNGAKMPWLHRFDVKLVQEVFRNVAGKKNSFQFTADILNFGNLLNKKWGTMKRVNAASILQPTNTSAMGGSTVPTFRLADFNNDLVRKSFSDNQTFLSTYYMQFGVRYNFN from the coding sequence ATGAAGAAATCATTACTAATTAAATTCGTGGTCATGATCTTAGCCTTTGCGGGAACGTTCTCTGCAGCAGTGGCTCAGGTTACAACCACAAACATGACTGGTACTGTAAAAGACTCAAAAGGGCCTTTGCCTGGAGCGAGTGTAAAAGCAGTACATACACCTACAGGAACCTCTTACGGGGTAACATCAAATGCTGATGGAAGGTTTACCCTTTCAAACTTAAGAGTTGGCGGACCTTATAAGGTAGTGCTTAGCTTTGTTGGTTATGAGCCGCAGACATTCGATAACGTTTTTGTTAAGTTAGGAGAGCCTTACGTGTTAAACGCTACCTTAAGTGACAACAGTGCAACATTAGCTGAAGTAAACATTGTATCCAGCAATCCAAATTCTATTCTAAATTCAAACAGAAGCGGAGCTACTACAACGGTTACCAGACAACAAATCCAGAATTTACCAAGTATTTCACGTAGTGTGAATGACATCACCAGATTGACTCCTCAATCTAATGGTACTTCAATTGGTGGTGGTAACTACCGTCAAAGTAACTTTACTGTGGATGGATCGAACTTCAACAACCAGTTTGGTATCGGAGCGAACGTTCCTGCTGGTGGTGCTCCGATTTCATTGGACGCTCTTGAGCAAATCTCTGTAAACGTAACTCCTTATGATGTAAGACAATCAGGATTTACAGGTGGTTCCGTGAATGCGGTAACCCGTTCAGGTACAAATGATTTCTCAGCCACAGCTTTTTACATGATGAGGAATCAGGATCAACAGGGAACTAAAGTTGGTGATTATAGAATTACAACAATTCAACCTTATGCTCAGAAGCAATATGGTGCAAGTTTAGGAGGTCCAATAATTAAAGATAAGTTGTTCTTCTTTTTAAATGCGGAGTTTAACAAGGAAGTGTCACCTGGTCAGTCCAGAACAGCTGCTACTCCTTCGAAACCTTTTGGACCAGATGATAACGTTGCCCGTCCTACTGCGGATTTTATGAATGAAGTGAGCAATTACTTAAAATCAAAATATAATTATGATCCGGGAGTATATCAGGGTTACAGCAATAATAGTAACAATGATAAATTATTAGCTCGTTTGGATTGGAATATTTCCAAAGATCATAGTTTGAACCTACGTTATAACCAGGTTGAAAGTAAAAGTCCGGTTGGGGTAAGTACTTCTAGAAGCCCATTCACTGGGTATGCTACAGGGGCAGGTCGTACAGATAAAAATGCCTTATGGTTCTCTAACTCAAATTATTATCAGGATGCTAATCTTTACTCTTTCGCTGGTGAGTTAAACTCATCATTTGGAAGTAAGTTTTCAAACGTTTTACGTGGAAGCTGGACACATCAGAATGACCCACGTAGTTCAGATAGTGATATCTTCCCTTTAGTAGATATTTTGGATGGTAATGGTGTTCCATTGACTACGTTTGGTTATGAGCCATTTACTTATGGTAACTTACGTGATGTGAAGACCTATTCATTTACGGATAACTTTTCTATGGCTTTAGGAAAGCATAATATTACTCTAGGTGTTCAGGCTGATTTCAGTAAAACTCAAAATGGTTTCCAACGTTTTGGAACCAGCTATTATACTTTTAATACCTGGGCTGATTTTGTCAACGGTGCTAAACCGAGAGATTATGCGATTACCTATTCACTATCTCCAGGTTTTGAACAAGCATATCCGACGTTTAAATTCAATCAATATTCGGCCTATTTACAAGATGAGTTTAGTGTAACCGATAGATTAAAAGTTACTGCAGGTGTTAGGGTAGAGAAATTTAGCTTCCCTGGTGTTGAAGAAATTAAGTCCAATCCTTTGGTTACTCCACTTACTTTTGCGAACGGTGAAAAAATGGATACTGGTGTATTACCAGGATCAAACATCATCTGGTCTCCAAGATTTGGATTTAACTGGGATGCTTTAGGTGACCGTTCATTACAAATCCGTGGTGGTTCTGGTATCTTCAGAGGAACCGTTCCTTATGTATGGATCGTTTCACAATCTGGTGACTCCGGTATGTTACAGTTTACTCAGACTTATGCTGGTCAGGCAAATACTCCTGGTCCGTTTAACCCTAATCCAAATGCCTATTTACCAGCAACACCTCCAGTGGGCGGAACTTCTATTCCTAACCCGGTTAGTGCTATCTCTCCTAATTTTAAATCGCCTAAAACATGGAAAAGTAATTTAGCATTTGATTTTAGACTTCCTGGTGGTATTGTTGCTACTTTAGAAGGTATCTATGCAAAAGACCTGAATACTGCAATTGCAAGAAATATCAACCTGGTAAATCCAACTGCATTAAATATCACCGGGTACCCTGATAACAGAATGGTTTACCCAAGTGCAAATCAGGATAAATTCGTAAATCCATTAGTTGGTGGAAAACCTGTTGCCAACGGTACAGCTGGAGGTCAGGCTTTAAATGCTACAGTGTTAGACAATGCAAAAGGTGGTTATAACTGGTCTGCTACTGCTCAGTTAACGAAGCAGTTCAGTAATGGTATATCAGCTATGGTTGCTTATACACATAGTGATGGCCGTAACTTTGGTAATGGCGCCGGAGATCAGCTGCAGAACTTATGGTCTATTCCTCAAACTGTAGGAAACTCAAATATTCCTTCATTAAGTTATAGCAGCAACTTGTTACCTGATAGAATTGTGGGATCTCTTTCTTACAGAAAAGAATACATGAAAAACCTGGCAACATCAATCAGTGTATTTTATGTTGGTTCTATTCAGGATAGATTCACCTACGCTTATAGCTCAGACTTTAACCGTGATGGACAGACTAACGATTTGATCTACGTTCCAAAAGACCCTTCAGAAATTAAATTTGTTTCTAAAACGATTACTGTGGACGGTGTATCTAAAACATTTACGGCACAAGAACAAAGCGATGCATTCTTCGCTTATGTCGCTCAGGATGATTACCTGAAGTCACGTCAAGGACAGTATTCAGAGCGTAATGGTGCTAAAATGCCGTGGTTACACCGTTTTGATGTGAAATTGGTTCAAGAGGTATTCAGAAATGTTGCTGGTAAGAAAAATTCATTCCAGTTTACTGCTGATATCCTTAACTTTGGTAACCTGTTGAATAAAAAATGGGGAACTATGAAAAGAGTTAACGCTGCAAGTATTTTACAGCCTACCAATACTTCCGCAATGGGAGGTAGTACTGTGCCTACTTTCAGATTGGCTGACTTTAACAATGATTTAGTAAGGAAATCTTTTAGTGATAACCAAACTTTCCTTTCTACTTATTATATGCAATTTGGTGTTCGTTATAATTTTAACTAA
- a CDS encoding YeeE/YedE family protein — protein sequence MIDFIRQPWPWYFSGFMIALVMLLLIFWGKSFGFSANLRTICSMAGAGKKVRFFNFDWKAQRWNLLFLLGSIIGGWISAQFLSNPNGLELSPETITDLKTLGIHFNGALNPDELFSLNALAAPKTWLLLLSGGILVGFGSRYAGGCTSGHAISGLSNLQLPSLIAVIGFFIGGLIMTWAILPFIL from the coding sequence ATGATAGACTTCATCAGACAACCCTGGCCCTGGTATTTCTCTGGTTTTATGATCGCGCTGGTCATGCTCCTGTTGATCTTCTGGGGAAAATCATTTGGCTTTTCTGCTAACCTAAGGACCATCTGTAGTATGGCAGGGGCAGGAAAGAAGGTCAGATTCTTTAATTTTGACTGGAAGGCCCAACGCTGGAACCTGCTGTTTTTATTGGGATCCATTATTGGCGGATGGATTTCTGCTCAGTTTCTAAGTAACCCGAATGGCCTGGAATTGTCGCCAGAAACGATCACAGACCTGAAAACACTGGGTATTCATTTTAATGGCGCACTCAATCCCGACGAGCTGTTTTCCCTTAACGCACTGGCAGCGCCTAAAACATGGTTGCTGTTGTTGTCCGGAGGCATTCTGGTTGGATTTGGCTCCAGATATGCGGGTGGCTGTACCTCAGGACATGCAATCTCAGGCTTGTCAAATCTGCAACTGCCTTCTCTGATCGCGGTAATTGGCTTTTTTATCGGTGGATTGATCATGACCTGGGCAATCCTCCCTTTTATCCTTTAA